The following are encoded together in the Dyella terrae genome:
- a CDS encoding VOC family protein — MITNRSMPPGIIIPELAYPDVLEAAAWLCRVLGFRERLRIADHRVQLTCEGCSIVVTELPDDAQAIDHAHAVMVHVTDVDRHHAHASAAGARVLNAPTDYPYGERQYSLEDIGGHRWKFSQSIADVDPIEWGGTPMTDTP, encoded by the coding sequence ATGATCACCAACCGCTCCATGCCACCCGGCATCATCATCCCCGAGCTCGCCTACCCTGACGTCCTCGAAGCTGCGGCCTGGCTCTGCCGCGTACTCGGCTTCCGCGAGCGATTGCGCATCGCCGATCATCGCGTACAACTGACCTGCGAAGGCTGCTCCATCGTGGTCACCGAACTCCCTGACGATGCACAAGCTATCGACCATGCTCACGCCGTGATGGTGCACGTCACCGACGTCGACCGGCATCACGCGCACGCCAGCGCAGCAGGCGCGCGTGTGCTGAATGCGCCAACCGACTACCCTTATGGTGAACGCCAGTATTCCCTGGAGGACATCGGCGGCCACCGTTGGAAGTTCTCCCAATCCATCGCCGACGTCGACCCCATCGAATGGGGCGGCACGCCGATGACAGATACACCCTGA
- a CDS encoding CocE/NonD family hydrolase: protein MHIRRTLLAIATLTAFAGALVHAQTAPLTADIPQKAFVDDTAGYDYVKREVMIPMRDGVKLHTVIVVPKSAHNAPILLTRTPYDASGRAERYMSPHMDATLPQGDEVFVHSGYIRVFQDVRGKYDSEGDYVMTRPLRGPLNSSEVDHSTDAYDTIDWLVKNLPESNGRVGMLGSSYEGFTVVMALVHPHPALKVAAPESPMIDGWMGDDWFHYGAFRQTNFDYIYGQTAEKSGRKGGVPRVGYDDYSNFLQAGSAGDYARAHGFEQLAFWHKIDEHPSYDAFWQNQALDKVMAQQPLTVPTMWLQGLWDQEDMWGAIHSYEATEPKDKGNDKNFLVMGPWRHSQVNYDGRSLGPLQWDGDTALQFRRDVLKPFFDQYLVAGAPKANTPPVLIYNTGENHWDRYKSWPLSCDKGCTNKPKALYLGAHGSLSFNAPTTDAAKYDEYVSDPAKPVPYQPRPVHFADHDAWTRWLVNDQRFVDGRPDVLTYVSEPLTAPMHIGGAPQVNLYASTSGSDSDWVVKLIDVYPDTVPSNPEMGGYELAVSLDIFRGRYRTSFEHPQALTPDQPLLYAFGLPTTNHVFQPGHRIMVQVQSSLFPLYDRNPQTFVPNIFEAKPSDYQKATQRVWHTQGTASSISLPVVPNG from the coding sequence ATGCATATCCGCCGTACCCTGCTCGCCATCGCCACGCTCACCGCCTTTGCCGGCGCCCTGGTCCACGCGCAGACGGCGCCGCTCACGGCCGATATTCCGCAGAAGGCCTTTGTGGACGACACCGCTGGCTACGACTACGTGAAGCGCGAGGTGATGATCCCGATGCGCGACGGCGTGAAACTGCATACGGTGATCGTCGTCCCCAAGAGCGCGCATAACGCACCCATCCTGCTTACCCGCACGCCCTATGACGCCAGCGGCCGCGCCGAACGCTATATGTCGCCCCATATGGACGCCACCTTGCCGCAGGGCGACGAGGTGTTCGTGCATAGCGGCTATATCCGCGTGTTCCAGGATGTACGCGGCAAGTACGACTCCGAAGGCGATTACGTGATGACGCGCCCGCTGCGCGGCCCGCTCAATTCCAGTGAGGTAGACCACTCCACCGATGCCTACGACACCATCGACTGGCTGGTGAAGAACCTGCCCGAATCGAACGGCCGCGTGGGCATGCTCGGTTCCTCGTATGAAGGGTTCACCGTGGTGATGGCACTGGTCCATCCGCACCCGGCGCTCAAAGTAGCCGCGCCGGAAAGCCCAATGATCGACGGCTGGATGGGCGACGACTGGTTCCATTACGGCGCGTTCCGCCAGACCAACTTCGACTACATCTACGGCCAGACGGCCGAAAAGAGCGGCCGCAAGGGTGGCGTGCCACGCGTAGGTTACGACGACTACAGCAACTTCCTCCAGGCTGGCTCCGCCGGCGACTACGCCCGTGCGCATGGCTTCGAGCAGTTGGCCTTCTGGCACAAAATCGACGAACACCCGTCCTACGATGCGTTCTGGCAAAACCAGGCGCTGGACAAGGTGATGGCGCAACAACCGCTGACCGTGCCCACCATGTGGCTGCAGGGCCTGTGGGATCAGGAAGACATGTGGGGTGCCATCCACAGCTACGAGGCGACAGAACCCAAGGACAAGGGCAACGACAAGAACTTCCTCGTGATGGGCCCGTGGCGCCACAGTCAGGTGAACTACGACGGGCGTTCGCTGGGACCGCTGCAGTGGGATGGCGACACCGCGCTGCAGTTCCGTCGCGACGTGCTCAAGCCGTTCTTCGACCAGTATCTGGTGGCTGGCGCGCCCAAGGCGAACACGCCTCCGGTGCTGATCTACAACACCGGCGAAAACCATTGGGACCGCTACAAGTCGTGGCCGCTCAGCTGCGACAAGGGTTGCACCAACAAACCCAAGGCGCTGTACCTCGGCGCCCATGGTTCGCTCTCGTTCAATGCCCCCACCACCGACGCCGCCAAGTACGACGAATACGTCTCCGATCCAGCCAAGCCCGTGCCCTATCAGCCGCGTCCGGTGCATTTTGCCGATCACGACGCGTGGACCCGTTGGCTGGTCAACGATCAGCGTTTCGTGGATGGCCGCCCCGACGTGCTCACCTACGTGAGCGAACCGCTTACCGCACCGATGCATATCGGCGGCGCACCGCAGGTGAACCTGTACGCATCCACCAGCGGCAGCGACAGCGACTGGGTGGTGAAGCTGATCGACGTGTATCCGGATACGGTGCCGTCCAACCCGGAAATGGGCGGCTATGAACTGGCCGTGTCGCTGGACATTTTCCGCGGCCGCTACCGCACCAGCTTCGAACACCCGCAGGCGCTCACACCCGACCAGCCGCTGCTGTACGCCTTCGGCCTGCCCACGACCAATCATGTGTTCCAGCCGGGCCACCGCATCATGGTGCAGGTCCAGTCCAGCCTGTTTCCGCTGTACGACCGCAACCCGCAAACCTTCGTGCCAAATATCTTCGAAGCCAAGCCTTCCGATTACCAGAAGGCTACGCAGCGGGTGTGGCATACGCAGGGGACGGCTAGCTCTATCAGTTTGCCGGTGGTGCCGAACGGTTGA
- a CDS encoding AraC family transcriptional regulator, with translation MKANTREDYLQRIDRVVAVLQAAVEQGDELPELARLASVAHLSPFHFHRIYRALSGETVGQTVARLRLLRALQLLAEPSERVTETALAVGYETPQAFARAFRQAFDASPSELRGQVERLREAMQRLRLPPVVVAEPALRVEVVSVEPFRVVATRYVGDHRDLDQAYGRLFAWAADHALLERMTGIYGVPHDGDHDAVPDHGAFDCALAFDGGDVATDDVTYPIRLGGGQWARWRHKGPYDHLGALTDQLIAGWLPGSGYVLRDEAPFRHFLDDPENVPAALLRADVYLPVAPS, from the coding sequence ATGAAAGCCAACACGCGAGAGGACTACCTGCAACGCATCGACCGCGTGGTCGCCGTTCTGCAGGCCGCCGTGGAGCAGGGCGATGAACTACCGGAATTGGCGCGGCTGGCCAGTGTGGCGCATCTGTCGCCGTTCCATTTCCATCGCATCTATCGGGCATTGTCTGGCGAAACCGTGGGCCAGACGGTAGCGCGCCTGCGTTTGTTGCGTGCGCTGCAGCTGCTGGCCGAGCCCTCGGAACGGGTCACGGAGACGGCCCTCGCCGTGGGTTACGAAACCCCGCAGGCCTTCGCCCGCGCGTTCCGCCAGGCCTTCGATGCCTCGCCCAGCGAGTTGCGCGGGCAGGTGGAACGACTGCGCGAGGCAATGCAGCGGCTGCGCTTGCCGCCCGTGGTCGTTGCCGAGCCGGCTCTGCGAGTGGAAGTGGTTTCAGTGGAGCCATTCCGGGTGGTGGCCACGCGTTACGTCGGCGATCATCGCGACCTGGATCAGGCGTATGGACGTCTGTTCGCATGGGCGGCGGACCACGCGTTGTTGGAGCGTATGACCGGCATCTATGGCGTCCCGCATGACGGTGATCACGATGCCGTGCCTGATCACGGAGCATTCGACTGCGCGCTCGCGTTTGATGGCGGCGATGTGGCGACCGACGACGTAACCTATCCGATCCGCCTTGGCGGTGGCCAATGGGCACGCTGGCGCCACAAGGGCCCCTATGATCATCTTGGCGCGCTCACTGACCAACTCATCGCCGGCTGGCTTCCGGGTAGCGGATATGTCCTGCGGGACGAGGCTCCCTTCCGGCATTTCCTGGACGATCCGGAAAACGTGCCCGCGGCACTTCTGCGCGCGGACGTCTATCTGCCCGTGGCGCCCAGTTGA
- a CDS encoding VOC family protein, whose protein sequence is MSTSRISGSTVIPGLRYRDAHAAIEWLCKAFGFTKHAVYDDDQGGVAHAQLIHGTGMLMLGSVRDDEFGLRIIQPDQTDGRETQCPYVVVKDCKAHYEQAKAAGAVIVNDYAEKDYGGAGYSCRDLEGHLWSFGSYDPWAEQGA, encoded by the coding sequence ATGAGCACCTCTCGAATTTCTGGCAGCACCGTCATTCCCGGCCTGCGCTATCGCGATGCCCACGCTGCCATCGAATGGCTGTGCAAGGCGTTCGGTTTCACCAAGCACGCGGTCTACGACGACGACCAAGGCGGTGTGGCCCATGCACAGCTCATCCATGGCACGGGCATGCTGATGCTGGGGTCGGTCAGGGACGACGAATTCGGCCTGCGCATCATCCAGCCTGACCAGACCGACGGACGCGAAACGCAGTGCCCGTATGTCGTCGTCAAAGACTGCAAGGCCCACTACGAGCAGGCCAAGGCCGCCGGCGCCGTGATAGTGAACGACTACGCCGAGAAGGACTACGGCGGTGCGGGCTACAGCTGCCGCGACCTGGAAGGCCATCTATGGTCGTTCGGCAGCTACGACCCGTGGGCCGAACAAGGCGCGTGA
- a CDS encoding NADPH-dependent FMN reductase, with protein MSKIRVAVLVGSLRKDSFNRHLARAVERLAPADFSFDHVRIDNLPLYDQDFDAHYPAECQRIKDEVAGADALLFVTPEYNRSIPGVLKNAIDIASRPWGTNSFAGKPGGVIGVSVGATGTALAQQHLRNVLSYLDVATLPQPEVFIQNKEGLFGADGHIGNEGTQQFLQSFVDRYVAWVKLYLQR; from the coding sequence ATGAGCAAGATTCGTGTGGCCGTTCTGGTCGGCAGCCTGCGCAAGGATTCCTTCAATCGCCACCTCGCCCGCGCCGTGGAGCGGCTGGCCCCAGCGGATTTCAGCTTCGACCATGTGCGCATCGATAACCTGCCCCTGTACGACCAGGATTTCGATGCCCATTACCCGGCGGAATGCCAGCGGATCAAGGACGAGGTCGCCGGCGCAGACGCGCTGCTGTTCGTGACGCCCGAATACAACCGCTCGATCCCCGGCGTACTGAAGAATGCCATCGACATCGCCTCGCGCCCCTGGGGAACCAACTCGTTCGCGGGCAAGCCGGGCGGGGTGATCGGCGTTTCCGTGGGCGCCACGGGCACCGCGCTGGCGCAGCAGCATCTGCGTAACGTGCTTTCCTACCTCGACGTAGCCACGCTGCCGCAGCCGGAAGTATTCATCCAGAACAAGGAAGGACTGTTCGGCGCGGATGGTCACATCGGCAACGAAGGCACGCAGCAATTCCTGCAGAGCTTCGTGGATCGCTATGTGGCCTGGGTGAAGCTGTACTTGCAGCGCTGA
- the ppk1 gene encoding polyphosphate kinase 1, which translates to MSTDVVRTSPEHDTVAAEVVRPAPPEAPPASPAPDLNDPSLYINRELSQLQFNIRVLEQALDESKPILERLKFLLIFSSNLDEFFEIRVAGLKSQIAFDHEIVGSDGVTPRKALAEISEITHKQIERQYAILNDKILPELAQRGIRIVRRNEWSHKQKLWVRRYFRHEVAPLVTPIGLDPTHPFPLLVNKSLNFIVQLEGTDAFGRDSGLAIVPAPRVLPRLIRLPDDVCEGGENFVLLSSIIHAHAEELFPGMSVRGCYQFRLTRNADLTIDPEDVEDLARALRGELYSRRFGDAVRLEVADNCPPELTGYLLRQFGLTAAEMYEVNGPVNLARLFGLITKTLRPELQYPPFTPSIPKALKKAEDLFQVIGRQDVLLLHPYESFAPVVDLLHQAAKDPNVLAIKQTLYRSGANSEIVDALVDAARAGKEVTVVIELRARFDEESNLTLASRLQQAGAMVIYGVVGVKTHAKLMLIQRREGEELVRYAHLGTGNYHTGNARLYTDYSLLTSDLALCEDVHKLFSQLTGMGKLLQMKRLLHAPFTLKKTLLEMINRETALATAGKPAQIIIKANAITDAKMIRALYKASMAGVKVDLIVRGMCCLRPGVPGVSHNIRVRSIVGRFLEHSRVYWFLNNGEEQFYLASADLMERNLDRRVETGFPVEGKKLQSRLKKELELYLSDNSSAWLLNADGRYSRIRPGTNQTPRNVQVQLLEKLCGSGATATEA; encoded by the coding sequence ATGAGTACCGATGTCGTCCGTACCAGCCCCGAGCACGACACCGTGGCCGCCGAAGTCGTGCGCCCTGCGCCGCCCGAAGCCCCGCCCGCCAGCCCGGCGCCGGACCTCAACGACCCCTCGCTCTACATCAACCGCGAACTCTCGCAGTTGCAATTCAACATCCGGGTGCTCGAACAGGCACTGGATGAAAGCAAGCCGATCCTGGAGCGCCTCAAGTTCCTGCTGATCTTCTCCAGCAACCTGGACGAGTTCTTCGAGATCCGCGTGGCGGGCCTGAAAAGCCAGATCGCGTTCGACCATGAAATCGTCGGCTCCGACGGCGTAACGCCGCGCAAGGCGCTCGCCGAGATCAGCGAGATCACGCACAAGCAGATCGAACGCCAGTACGCCATCCTCAACGACAAGATCCTGCCGGAGCTGGCGCAACGCGGCATCCGCATCGTTCGTCGCAACGAGTGGTCGCACAAACAGAAGCTGTGGGTGCGCCGCTATTTCCGCCATGAAGTGGCACCGCTGGTAACACCGATCGGCCTGGACCCCACGCATCCCTTCCCGCTGCTGGTCAACAAGAGCCTCAACTTTATCGTGCAGTTGGAAGGCACCGACGCATTCGGCCGCGACTCAGGTCTGGCCATCGTGCCAGCACCGCGCGTGCTGCCGCGTTTGATCCGCCTGCCGGACGACGTGTGCGAAGGCGGCGAGAACTTTGTGCTGCTGTCTTCGATCATCCACGCGCATGCGGAGGAACTGTTCCCCGGCATGTCCGTGCGCGGCTGTTACCAGTTCCGCCTGACCCGTAACGCCGACCTCACCATCGACCCGGAAGACGTCGAGGATCTGGCGCGTGCGCTGCGCGGCGAGTTGTATTCGCGCCGCTTCGGCGACGCAGTGCGCCTGGAAGTGGCTGACAACTGCCCGCCGGAACTCACCGGCTACCTGTTGCGCCAGTTCGGCTTGACCGCCGCCGAGATGTACGAAGTAAACGGCCCGGTGAACCTGGCCCGCCTGTTCGGCCTGATCACCAAGACCCTTCGCCCCGAACTGCAGTACCCGCCGTTCACGCCATCCATTCCCAAGGCGCTCAAGAAGGCCGAGGACCTGTTCCAGGTGATCGGCCGCCAAGACGTGCTGCTGCTGCATCCCTACGAGTCGTTCGCGCCGGTGGTGGACCTGCTGCACCAGGCCGCGAAAGATCCGAACGTGCTAGCGATCAAGCAGACGCTCTATCGCAGCGGTGCCAACTCCGAAATTGTCGATGCGCTGGTTGACGCCGCGCGCGCGGGCAAGGAAGTCACCGTTGTTATCGAGCTACGCGCCCGCTTCGATGAGGAATCCAACCTCACGCTTGCCTCGCGCCTGCAGCAGGCCGGCGCCATGGTTATCTACGGCGTGGTGGGCGTGAAGACGCACGCCAAGCTCATGCTCATCCAGCGTCGCGAAGGCGAAGAGCTGGTGCGTTACGCGCACCTGGGTACGGGCAACTATCACACCGGCAATGCGCGTCTTTACACGGACTACAGCCTGCTCACCTCCGACCTTGCGCTGTGCGAGGACGTGCACAAGCTTTTCAGCCAGCTCACCGGCATGGGCAAGCTGCTACAGATGAAACGACTGCTGCATGCGCCCTTTACGCTGAAGAAGACGCTGTTGGAAATGATCAACCGCGAGACGGCACTTGCCACCGCTGGCAAGCCCGCGCAGATCATCATCAAGGCCAATGCAATCACCGACGCCAAGATGATCCGCGCGCTCTACAAGGCCAGCATGGCTGGCGTGAAGGTGGACCTGATCGTGCGCGGCATGTGTTGCCTGCGTCCGGGCGTGCCGGGGGTGTCGCACAATATCCGCGTGCGCTCCATCGTCGGCCGCTTCCTGGAGCACAGCCGCGTGTACTGGTTCCTCAACAATGGCGAAGAGCAGTTCTATCTCGCCAGCGCAGACCTGATGGAGCGCAACCTGGATCGCCGTGTGGAAACCGGCTTCCCGGTGGAAGGCAAGAAGCTGCAAAGCCGGCTCAAGAAGGAGCTGGAGTTGTACCTATCCGACAACTCCAGCGCATGGCTGCTGAACGCCGACGGCCGTTACTCGCGCATCAGGCCTGGCACCAATCAAACGCCGCGCAACGTGCAGGTGCAGTTGCTGGAGAAACTCTGCGGCTCCGGGGCAACAGCCACCGAGGCCTGA
- a CDS encoding AraC family transcriptional regulator, with protein sequence MRNARAEAYDQTPRDVIATGNEYPTHHVLPPHSHRRGQLLYASTGVLTTVTSEGSWVVPPRRALWIPPGVTHEVHMGGPVTTRSAYVTPEAARAAGLASHCQVIAVSPLLHELLMEAVDLPAEYELDGRDGRVMGLLLDEIRRMPVLPLSTPLPREKRLATLCRQLLEQPSQEVKIDDMARQAGMSRRHFTRTFREETGMSFTAWRQQACLLSALTRLGNGEAITQVAVDLGYGNPSAFTAAFRRVLGMAPSRYLASPAA encoded by the coding sequence GTGCGCAACGCCCGCGCCGAAGCGTATGACCAGACACCCCGCGACGTGATCGCGACGGGTAACGAATACCCCACGCACCACGTGCTGCCCCCGCATTCGCATCGGCGCGGACAGTTGCTTTACGCCTCCACCGGCGTGCTGACCACGGTCACCAGCGAAGGCAGCTGGGTGGTGCCGCCGCGACGGGCGCTGTGGATTCCGCCGGGCGTGACGCATGAAGTGCACATGGGCGGCCCCGTCACCACGCGCAGCGCCTACGTGACACCCGAAGCTGCGCGTGCTGCCGGCCTGGCTTCCCACTGCCAGGTCATCGCTGTTTCCCCTCTGCTCCACGAGCTGTTGATGGAAGCGGTGGATCTGCCTGCCGAGTACGAACTGGACGGACGCGACGGGCGCGTCATGGGCCTATTGCTGGACGAGATCCGCCGGATGCCTGTTTTGCCGCTCAGCACACCGCTGCCCCGCGAAAAGCGTCTTGCCACGCTGTGTCGCCAACTGTTGGAGCAACCCTCGCAGGAAGTGAAGATCGACGACATGGCGCGCCAAGCGGGCATGAGCCGCCGCCATTTCACCCGCACGTTTCGCGAGGAAACCGGCATGAGCTTCACCGCATGGCGGCAACAAGCCTGCCTGCTGTCGGCGCTGACCCGGCTGGGCAACGGCGAGGCCATCACGCAGGTCGCGGTGGACCTTGGTTACGGCAATCCCAGCGCATTCACCGCAGCTTTCCGGCGCGTGCTTGGCATGGCGCCCAGCCGCTATCTCGCGTCGCCCGCAGCGTAA
- a CDS encoding MFS transporter, with product MQTRVEDMPLAATPPAVPSVALPIAQAEHSTEFRILGAISFSHLLNDMIQSLILAIYPILKSGFNLSFAQIGTITLTYQITASLLQPAVGLITDKKPMPYSLPIGMGFTLCGLLLLATAPNFAVLLVAAALVGTGSSVFHPESSRVARMASGGRHGLAQSLFQVGGNAGASLGPLLAAWIIVPHGRGSVAWFALAALLAIVVLLQVSRWYRDHHAVRGKPKGRSASHIVLSQTQVVWSLVILGLLIFSKYFYLASISSYYTFFLIHKFGVSVQSAQTHLFVFLFAVAVGALIGGPVGDRIGRKWVIWASILGVAPFTLLLPHASLFWTGVLTVIIGLILASAFSAILVYAQELIPGRVGTVSGLFFGFAFGMGGIGAAVLGHVADARGIEYVYGLCAYLPLIGIITAFLPNLERKHA from the coding sequence ATGCAAACCCGCGTCGAAGACATGCCGTTGGCCGCCACGCCACCCGCCGTACCGTCCGTTGCTCTGCCTATTGCTCAGGCCGAGCATTCCACGGAATTCCGCATCCTCGGGGCGATCAGCTTCTCGCACCTGCTCAACGACATGATCCAGTCGTTGATCCTGGCGATCTATCCGATCCTCAAGAGCGGCTTCAATCTCAGCTTCGCGCAGATCGGCACGATCACGTTGACGTACCAAATCACCGCGTCACTGCTGCAGCCCGCCGTGGGCCTGATCACTGACAAGAAGCCGATGCCTTATTCCCTGCCCATCGGCATGGGTTTCACGCTGTGCGGCCTGTTGCTGCTGGCGACCGCGCCGAACTTCGCGGTGCTGTTGGTTGCGGCGGCGCTGGTGGGCACAGGCTCGTCGGTGTTCCATCCGGAGTCCTCGCGCGTGGCGCGCATGGCCTCGGGCGGCCGCCATGGTCTGGCGCAGTCGCTGTTCCAAGTGGGCGGCAATGCCGGTGCCTCGCTGGGCCCGTTGCTGGCGGCGTGGATCATCGTGCCGCACGGCCGCGGCAGCGTGGCGTGGTTTGCGTTGGCTGCGTTGCTGGCCATCGTGGTGCTGCTGCAGGTGAGTCGCTGGTATCGCGATCACCACGCGGTGCGCGGCAAACCGAAGGGGCGCAGCGCCTCGCACATCGTACTTTCGCAGACGCAGGTGGTGTGGTCGCTGGTGATCCTCGGTCTGCTGATCTTCTCCAAGTATTTCTATCTGGCGAGCATCAGCAGCTATTACACGTTCTTCCTGATTCACAAGTTCGGGGTGTCTGTTCAGAGCGCACAGACGCACCTGTTCGTATTCCTGTTCGCCGTGGCAGTGGGCGCGCTGATCGGCGGGCCGGTGGGCGACCGCATCGGCCGCAAGTGGGTGATCTGGGCATCCATCCTTGGCGTGGCGCCGTTCACGCTGCTCCTGCCACACGCCAGCCTGTTCTGGACGGGTGTGCTCACGGTGATCATCGGCTTGATTCTGGCCTCGGCGTTCTCAGCCATCCTGGTGTATGCGCAGGAATTGATACCGGGCCGCGTGGGTACGGTATCGGGCCTGTTCTTCGGTTTCGCCTTCGGCATGGGCGGCATCGGTGCGGCCGTGCTCGGGCACGTCGCGGACGCGCGCGGCATCGAGTACGTGTACGGTCTGTGCGCCTACTTGCCGTTGATCGGCATCATCACGGCGTTCCTTCCGAACCTCGAACGCAAACATGCCTGA
- the murB gene encoding UDP-N-acetylmuramate dehydrogenase, giving the protein MPVERIDMGGYTLIENALLGTRNTLRVDARARLLAEIHDASKLTELLDFPAVRNGKLLVLGEGSNMLFTGDVDATVLAMATRGVQVEQDGEVARITVAAGERWDDFVRWTLGQGFAGLENLILIPGTVGAAPIQNIGAYGTEVAEFIESVEAWDTQEQRVAVLDRAACAFAYRDSVFKHEPGRYIVTAVRFALPRSRELRLDYAGIRDELARMGIAKPAPFHVAEAVVHLRTKKLPDPAVIGNAGSFFKNPIVDASLGEALKREHPELVSWVSSDGRWKLSAAWLIETSGFKGMRDGDAGISNRHSLVLVNHGRATGAELWAFAQKVIEGVRSKFGVRLEPEPVVV; this is encoded by the coding sequence ATGCCGGTTGAGCGCATTGACATGGGCGGCTACACGCTGATCGAAAACGCTCTGCTTGGCACGCGCAACACACTGCGCGTCGATGCACGTGCGCGCCTGCTGGCGGAAATCCACGACGCATCCAAGCTCACCGAGCTGCTGGATTTCCCCGCCGTGCGCAACGGCAAGCTGCTGGTGCTGGGTGAAGGCAGCAACATGCTGTTCACCGGTGATGTCGACGCTACCGTGCTGGCCATGGCCACGCGCGGCGTGCAGGTGGAACAGGACGGTGAAGTCGCACGCATCACCGTGGCGGCGGGCGAGCGCTGGGACGATTTCGTGCGCTGGACGCTGGGCCAAGGCTTCGCCGGATTGGAAAACCTCATTCTGATTCCGGGCACCGTGGGCGCCGCGCCGATCCAGAACATCGGCGCGTACGGTACGGAAGTTGCCGAGTTCATCGAAAGCGTGGAAGCGTGGGATACCCAGGAGCAACGCGTCGCCGTACTCGACCGCGCCGCTTGTGCTTTCGCCTACCGCGACTCGGTGTTCAAGCACGAACCAGGGCGTTACATCGTCACCGCCGTGCGCTTCGCCCTGCCCCGCTCCCGCGAACTGCGCCTGGATTACGCGGGCATCCGCGACGAGTTGGCTCGCATGGGCATCGCCAAGCCGGCGCCCTTCCACGTGGCCGAGGCCGTGGTGCATCTGCGTACGAAGAAACTGCCGGACCCGGCGGTGATCGGCAACGCTGGCAGCTTCTTCAAGAACCCCATCGTCGACGCCTCGCTTGGTGAAGCGCTCAAGCGCGAGCATCCGGAACTGGTGTCGTGGGTGAGCAGCGACGGACGCTGGAAACTCTCCGCTGCCTGGTTGATCGAAACCAGCGGCTTCAAAGGCATGCGCGACGGCGACGCTGGCATCTCCAACCGTCATTCGCTGGTGCTGGTGAACCACGGACGCGCCACCGGCGCCGAGTTGTGGGCCTTTGCACAGAAAGTGATTGAAGGTGTGCGCAGCAAGTTTGGCGTGCGACTGGAACCGGAGCCAGTGGTCGTCTAA
- a CDS encoding quinone-dependent dihydroorotate dehydrogenase — protein MYNLIRPLLFALDAEAAHRATLYGLDVAHRSNFIHKVAKPPAELPTTAFGVRFPNPVGLAAGLDKNADHLDALGALGFGFVEVGTTTPRPQLGNDKPRMFRLPRHQAVINRLGFNNDGVDALVRNVQKSSYRGVLGINIGKNKDTPNEKAVDDYLFCLERVYALASYITVNISSPNTQGLRDLQEEATLRRFIETLREAQERLGSQTGARKPMLLKIAPDLSDTELDAIAEVLLAAKVDGVICTNTTIDHSAVADDPHGNETGGLSGKPLFARSTAVLRGMRQRVGNQLDIIGVGGILDGNNAAEKIDAGASLVQIYSGMVYRGPALIAECVDAIRHQREDTHAG, from the coding sequence ATGTATAACCTCATCCGCCCACTGCTGTTCGCACTCGACGCGGAAGCGGCGCACCGCGCAACCCTTTACGGTCTGGACGTTGCCCATCGCAGCAACTTCATCCACAAGGTGGCCAAGCCGCCAGCCGAGTTGCCCACCACGGCGTTCGGTGTTCGCTTCCCCAACCCTGTGGGGCTTGCTGCCGGCCTGGACAAGAATGCCGACCACCTGGACGCGCTGGGCGCGCTGGGCTTCGGCTTTGTCGAAGTGGGCACCACCACGCCACGCCCGCAGCTTGGCAATGACAAGCCACGTATGTTCCGGCTGCCCCGCCACCAGGCGGTGATCAATCGCCTCGGCTTCAATAACGACGGCGTCGATGCGCTAGTGCGCAACGTGCAGAAGTCCAGCTATCGCGGTGTGCTCGGCATCAATATCGGCAAGAACAAGGACACGCCCAACGAGAAGGCGGTGGACGATTACCTGTTCTGCCTGGAGCGCGTCTATGCGCTCGCCAGCTACATCACCGTGAACATCTCCTCGCCCAATACGCAGGGCCTGCGCGACTTGCAGGAAGAGGCCACGCTGCGCCGCTTTATCGAGACGCTGCGCGAAGCACAGGAACGCCTGGGCTCGCAAACCGGCGCACGCAAGCCGATGCTGCTAAAGATCGCACCGGACCTGAGCGACACCGAGCTGGACGCCATCGCCGAAGTGCTGCTGGCGGCAAAGGTGGATGGAGTGATCTGCACCAATACGACGATTGATCATTCTGCCGTGGCGGACGACCCGCATGGCAACGAGACCGGCGGCCTTTCCGGCAAGCCCCTGTTCGCCCGGTCCACGGCGGTGTTGCGCGGCATGCGCCAGCGCGTGGGCAACCAGTTGGACATCATCGGTGTGGGCGGCATCCTCGACGGTAACAACGCTGCAGAGAAGATCGACGCCGGCGCCTCGCTGGTGCAGATCTACTCCGGCATGGTCTATCGCGGTCCGGCACTCATCGCCGAATGCGTCGATGCGATCCGTCACCAGCGGGAAGACACGCATGCCGGTTGA